GTCTCTGTAGTCCGACTGTGATGAGCCCCATGTGACCTAGCGGAGTGGATAGAGTGTTTAGAGAGAGATCTACCATCTAAAAGCAATTTTTGGCCTCAGGTAGCTTTGCAGTATCACTTCCATCCCGACAAAAATTGATTgatcgattgattgattgattcctGTGTTCAGCCACCAGAGGAACGGCTTCCATCGTGTCCGAGGTCATGATGTACGTGTCCATCATCGGCCTTCAGGTCTGGCTGCTCATAGAGATGATTTACTGCTACAGGAAAATATCAGCAGCCGGCGAGGAAGCGTTACGAGAAGCTGCGTAAGTACTTTGTTTACGTATGTACACTGTATGCTCACATGCTCATGACACATGAAAACCTTGTACCTCCAGCTATTCTGATTCAGCTTTGACCTTACAGAGCATTTGATTATTTCTTTATAGATGTGAAGATTCTTTCAATGACGAATATGAATGGTTAAGCTGAAAGATCAGTTGTTGAAAAGCAGAATTTGGAGATTCAAGGTTTTCTTGTGTCGTAGAGCCCAAACAAAGTACTGGAGACAAATACCTCCACAGATATTTGAGTCTGTAATCCAGTAACGATATATCGACTATGACTATCGATAATAATGTCTTAAAATTGTGGATTCAGTAATGACTGCCATATTTACTGAGCAGGACAGTTTACTGTATCGATATATCTCTTTGGCTCCTGCGTGCATGCAAAGCTTGAAACAAGCCAGGTCAGTCTCTCACATAGAGCTTTACTTGGTGGGCTTGACCACCAGCAAGCTGTCCTGACAGTTCTGACCTTTGAGCAAACGGAGAGCCAAAAAAACTCCAAACTGAAGGAAGCGAAGTCACTTGATAGCTCCACTTTTCGTCAACCCTCTTTTGTCTGCTCCACAAAAGAGGAATGGTTTTCACACAAAGCTACGTGACAGGAGTCGATTTAATAAGATAGAGTGgtggaagttagcatcgcccaggttccctcaacaaaaagtCTTTGGGGAATGCTTTACAATAAATTGTGAGgtatttactgacatattttatgtcTTAAGCCTGTGATAACCACAGATCTTACATCAGTCACTTAACCATAAACCACTTTATCTATCTCTTGAATAAAGTTGAAAGCTTATCGTTCTGCCAGCCAGCAAGTTACTGAGCCAACTGACTGGAAACATAGCAATTGGTGATTTGGGACTGACTAGCACTGACTGGCtttctagcttgttagctaacCACCGACAGTAGTTCACATTTTGGAAGCAAATGTGTCGCACAGCTGAATTTTGCTGACCCTGGGCCTCATTCCCAAACTCACCGATATGTTCAAAATCAAACCTTTGGTGTGAAAAGTTTGCCTTGGCAAGTGTGTATTTCCCCATGAATACTGCACgcttttattcatgttttattgctgAAGTCACACCTATAATTTTACCCTGTTCTTCGTCACGTCCTCTCTTTGGTTAAAAACTCTCCCATTTCTTCCGTCGTCTTGTGTGCTTATTTTGAAGGTGATCAGTGTttccattgtgtttgtgtgttttcacttgtgtctCTTTGTCACGCTTCCTGTATCTACCTGTCATGTTTCCGCCTTGTCATCCTCCTCCGTagtaaaaaccaaaaccaaaaccaaaacctcCCTCCTGTAAGTCACGAAACAAAGACCTGTCATACAACCATAGCAGTGATGTTtaagttttgcattttttcaacCCATTTCATTCtgccaaagtattttttttttcttgttggtaACCTGgccttgttttttctcttctctctctctagaaatgctgaatatttaGCAATAGCCTCAGAAAGTAAAGACAACTGCGCAGGAGTGCAGGTCGGAGAATAGCACAGGTATGTTGTCATCTCGAAGACAAAATACATGTTCGCTGCATTATTCTACCATGAGATATCTACCATTAAATTGCATGTTTTTCATaagaaacactgaataaatacaatttgtTGTTGAATATCAGGTAAACAGGGTCCCCAGTTCTAACATAAaagtttttcctcctctctgagccCCCCTTCTTCTCACAAACCAACTTTTAAAAGTGCAAACCACCACGTACTCTATCAGAGAGTGTAGATGCTGAACTTGTCGAGTCAATTAAAGAGATTTGGTttcagattatttatttaattatcgGCCGACAAACACCAATATAATGTTGTGCATTCCTAGCAAGAACAAATAAACATAAGATGATGTTTAATATTTCCTCACAAAAGGACACAAACTGatggacacaaaaaaataccaaaaaaagaaaaccattgAATTTAGACTAATTGGATCCCTTCTGTAGTTCATATAATTAAATTGATAATTCCAgtaattcatttaaaacaatgtactgtgaaaaatatttttatattttccttACACAGTCTCACATTATATTGTGTTGTGGCACTTTGGAAAGGTAATcagcaattatttttttctcgaTTGAGCTTTGTATCTAAATACGTTACCTAACAGAATAATTGTATTTAATATCTGGGGACAGTTCTAATCTGCCTGACTCACTGATTATTTATCTGGCTGAAGGTTGACAGCAGCTCTTAGATATCAGCAGCCTATTGATGAATCTGTCAGATCCTCTGTCTGTTTGGTCTGGGATTTATGATATTCTATAAACTCTATGCCATAAAGACTCAGGAGTAATCGGATAAACCGACCATCATGAACAGCGTAGTGCTTATGATGAACCGGATTTTCTATAAAAACTGGTTTCGAATAGTTTCCATTAAATCCCTAACccatgttgtctttgtcttcaggcTTCTCCCGTGGACAGCAGACATCCTTCCACCCTCTGACCTGCATGTAGACAACTAGGAGGAAAAACTCCTCTGTATCTGAAGTCTCTGTATTACCTTTTCCTCGACAACAACTGGATGTGACAAACAAAGAGAGCATGGTACCAGCACTGTATATAGTACTCTGCGCGTAACAGCATGTCTTGCACTTACATGAGAACCCATTATGCATAATGAGCCACATTATCAGAagcatatactgtacatacagtatttctTTAAGTGTATGTAgtcacattaataataataaactaagCAGTACTATGGCGGACTCCATGAGGCTGATTGTAAAAGAAAGCTTTTTACTACATCACCACCACCTAATGTATAAATcatgacacacaacacacgtACGGTAACGTTCTTTATAAAACAGGATGTAATGGAGTATGATAGACTTTCTTTCCAGTTGCTAGTTGTACATTAAACACAATCTTAAGATGTacgaataaaaaatgaaaacagtatgtGTTGGAGAAGTCTTCTGTTGATGGTAATAACACATCATCCTAGAAATGTTGCTGATTTCTCTCTCGATgcttgaaatggaaaaaaatccattcagtagtttttgtgtaatcttgctgacaaacaaacaaacaaatggacacgaGTGAAAACATAACCGCCTTGGCGAAGGGAACAAAGAAGACACCTGCaatcaatttaatttatttacattttaatttgaatgttttcatgaagcTGAAGCAGCCATGATGTCCATTACAACACTTTATTGGATTAAAAGCACAGTATTCAGATCACAACCACCGTCATCCACAGAATGGGAACCAATGAAATTCCCagatttaaaggaatagtttaacTTTTAGGCAAATAATCTGATTTCTGTGCAAAGGCTggataccactctcatgtcaaGTACGGAGCTGGATTCAAGACATAGTTAGCACAACTTAAcaatttagttttaaaaaataaaacacctacCAGCGCCTTTAATGCACCACAATTGTTAATTCATCACTGTATACAGTCAATGAACACACGTCTTCTCTCCGAAACTTAACGAGTCACACCAAAAACAATTAGATTGATAAACAGGCGTACAGGCAAAAGGGAAAAGGATGTATATTcgattttggggtgaactgttcttACAGCCATGGTGGTATTTGGCATTTGGGAAACATAGTGGGATGATAAAAGTCCTGGAAAAATAGTATTTGCCAAGAAATAACTCATTCAATCGTTTATACTTTCTGTTTATGTATGAATGATGCAAACAACGTGTGCATTAATTTGTGAGCTTTGAGTGAGTCTTAATactaagctaggctaatcaaGTCCAGACTCCAGCTCCGTAATTATTTGACATTAGAAAGGAATCGATCGAAAAGGAGACGATAATTGAGAACTATTCCTTTACAGACGACACTGAAACCTCTGATCTACAGTTGTAACACACAGTCTGTGCCGGGGTACTGAGGCAGGTTGAGTTGGTACTTCCTCTCCAGGCCCGGTGGCACAAAGCGGCCTCCCAGGAAGTGGTATCGTCCTCTGAACAAGGAGGCAGACTTCTTGGGAGCAGTGAGAGAGATGAGCATGTCGGGCTGCAGTCCGTCTGGACGTCCCTGCTCCACATCCCAACCTTGGAAATAACGAAacaaaaggaaagaggaaatcACAGTCACGtctggcttcttcttcttgtgagAGAATACACACAGGAGACATAACAGTTAAACAAGTTTTTAATTGACAAGTAATTTTTCCCAAAACAACCACCGCTGCACTGAGGCGTGTGTAGAGCACCAAGTCAGCCCGcggcaggagagaaaaaaaaaaaagtgacgaGTAATCTGACACTTATAAACAAGTatacaaaaatattgaaatagtaaaatatcatcaaatcaaatcataatgaatattattattagttgtagtcatatttgtattaattgcattttaatcTTTGTGAGGTTAATGGATTTCTTGTTATAACAGGGTCAGTGCTAAAGTTTGTTACTACGGGTGACGCGGAGCCAGCGCCAAGTACGTCACCGGGGCCATCAAGCACCATGTCATCTGTAAAAGGCTTGTTCCATTGTTGAAAAAGGctgttcatttgatttgttcctGCTAATAAATGGCATTTTCGTGATACAGTCATTTTGTAATGCAATTTGGCCAGGGGCGGCCCTGTTTTAGTGGAATCTTTATCCTTGTGAGGACTGACCTGAGGGGATGTCGATGCTGGCGATGGGGACTGTCGTCTTATTCAGCACTTCTAGGATGGAACCGAAAGGCTCTCGCACGGCCCCCTTGAAGCTGAAGCCGAAGATGGCGTCTATCACCAGGTTGTAAGCCTCGTCGATCACTGCAGCCTGAGGAATCATCGATTTTAAAGtaagtgtgttgtttgttcttttgcACTGGCAAACATCAAGCTTTTACAATCACAAAACTACAACCTGAAAACATCAGTACAGCCACTGTTCCAGCCTCTGCACGTGCACAGTATCAATCAATCCATTACATAATGGACTGATTCCACCACAGGGAGTAATTGAGGCGTCATCTGATCTAAACTGCAGCCTCATTTATCACAATCTAATGTGTGCACTCTCACAGCTTGAGATAAAATGCTCACTCataaacacaatacacagaagCACTGTATTCATGGCTGCTGCATAATTAATTATCAACAAACCTCAGGCATCTCAGTCAGGAAGGGGATCTCCATCTTCTGGCACTGTGTGGTCAGACCCTGGAACAGAGGTTTGTTTGGTCTCTTCGGGTAGAGGATGGTGGGCTCGTAACCCTGCACGAGGACGCAGAAAGATGAGCAAAACTGACGGCTACAAGATTGAACAAGCTGGTTAATCTCGACTCGCTGCGCTGACCGGGAGGTGAATGTAATAgttgtggagaaagaaaatgccAACTGAGGCGTTATTTTGCAGAGACTGACCTTAAATGATCCTCTGCTAATGCTGCTAAACTGCCTGAGGTCAGAGTCTGCTCTAAAACACTAATGGAGTATTAATCTGGTGTTGTGCAGTGTGGATGGAAGACCGATTCAAAtactttacttcagtaa
This window of the Acanthopagrus latus isolate v.2019 chromosome 3, fAcaLat1.1, whole genome shotgun sequence genome carries:
- the naxe gene encoding NAD(P)H-hydrate epimerase, giving the protein MLSVRALFGIGFLVTSRAATVLAQPGTCPLSAAANHHKKDCFSSRAASSMAQTIKYLGQEEAQHIDEELFSEYGFSVDQLMELAGLSCATAVTRAYPLTSLVKARPSLLVICGPGNNGGDGLVCARHLKLFGYEPTILYPKRPNKPLFQGLTTQCQKMEIPFLTEMPEAAVIDEAYNLVIDAIFGFSFKGAVREPFGSILEVLNKTTVPIASIDIPSGWDVEQGRPDGLQPDMLISLTAPKKSASLFRGRYHFLGGRFVPPGLERKYQLNLPQYPGTDCVLQL